The following are encoded in a window of Pseudomonas graminis genomic DNA:
- the polA gene encoding DNA polymerase I, translated as MSLAPLVLVDGSSYLYRAFHALPPLMTSKGLPTGAVKGVLNMLKSLRRQYPESPFAVVFDAKGGTFRDALYGEYKANRPSMPDDMRVQIDFLHNCVRGLGYPLLCVEGVEADDVIGTLARSSAAADRPVVISTGDKDMAQLVDGHITLVNTMTGSVLDVAGVKEKFGVGPEHIIDYLALMGDKVDNIPGVPGVGEKTAAGLLVGINGGLKELYANLDKVATLPLRGAKSLPAKLEEHKEMAFLSYELATIKIDVPLDIELDALHCGEPDREALMALYTELEFKSWITDLQRDARQEGAEVIPAAEPAPVIEARYELILEQTQFDDWLKKLEAAQLFAFVVQSNGTDAQRAQIVGLSFAIKTHEACYIPLTHSYMGVQQQLDREAVLKAVKPMLEDASKIKVGQHAKFAINLLANCAIDGDQSQGINVQGIKFDTMLESYVLDSTATRHDRDSLVAKYLDHTPVNFQDIAGKGAKQLSFDQIALEQAGTYAAEEADLTLRLHEVLQDRLAKTPSLAPVLNDIEMPLMPVLARIERQGALVDANLLGNQSVELGNKMTELEREAFAIAGEEFNLGSPKQLGVILYEKLGMPIISKTATGQPSTAEAVLAELAEQEYPLPKVLMQYRSMSKLKSTYTDRLPEQINPRTGRIHTSYHQAVAVTGRLSSSDPNLQNIPIRTAEGRRIRQAFVAPQGYKLLAADYSQIELRIMAHLAKDEGLLHAFRNDLDVHRATAGEVFGVELPDVTNDMRRSAKAINFGLIYGMSAFGLAKQIGVDRKQSQAYVDRYFARYPGVLNYMERTRAQAAEQGYVETIFGRRLYLPDINAKNQALRKGAERMAINAPMQGTAADIIKRAMVAVNGWLDASGLDARVILQVHDELVLEVREDLVEQISKDIRVHMSGAAELDVPLLVEVGVGNNWDEAH; from the coding sequence ATGAGTCTTGCGCCCCTCGTCCTGGTGGACGGTTCTTCTTATCTTTACCGCGCGTTCCATGCGCTGCCGCCGCTCATGACCTCCAAAGGCCTGCCCACCGGTGCGGTCAAGGGCGTGCTGAACATGCTTAAAAGCCTGCGCAGGCAATATCCCGAAAGCCCGTTTGCCGTGGTTTTCGATGCCAAGGGCGGAACGTTCCGCGACGCGCTGTACGGCGAGTACAAAGCCAACCGCCCCAGCATGCCGGACGACATGCGGGTGCAGATCGACTTCTTGCACAACTGCGTGCGAGGCCTCGGCTACCCACTGTTGTGCGTTGAAGGCGTAGAGGCCGATGACGTGATCGGCACATTGGCGCGCAGCAGCGCGGCCGCGGATCGTCCGGTGGTCATCTCCACCGGTGACAAAGACATGGCCCAGTTGGTCGACGGCCACATCACCCTGGTCAATACCATGACCGGCAGTGTGCTGGACGTCGCCGGCGTAAAAGAAAAGTTCGGCGTCGGCCCGGAACACATCATCGATTACCTCGCCTTGATGGGCGACAAAGTCGACAACATCCCCGGTGTCCCGGGTGTCGGTGAGAAAACCGCAGCGGGCCTGCTGGTGGGCATCAACGGTGGCCTGAAAGAGCTCTACGCGAACCTCGACAAAGTGGCAACGCTGCCGCTTCGGGGTGCCAAATCCCTGCCGGCCAAGCTCGAAGAGCACAAGGAGATGGCCTTCCTGTCCTACGAGCTGGCAACCATCAAGATCGACGTACCGCTGGACATCGAGCTCGACGCTTTGCACTGCGGCGAGCCAGATCGTGAAGCGCTGATGGCGCTGTACACCGAGCTGGAATTCAAGAGCTGGATCACCGATCTGCAGCGTGACGCCCGCCAGGAAGGTGCTGAAGTTATTCCCGCTGCCGAGCCCGCGCCCGTCATCGAGGCCAGGTACGAACTCATTCTTGAGCAGACCCAATTCGACGACTGGCTGAAAAAGCTCGAAGCCGCGCAGCTGTTCGCCTTCGTGGTGCAGAGCAACGGCACTGATGCCCAGCGTGCGCAGATCGTCGGCCTGTCGTTTGCGATCAAGACCCACGAAGCTTGTTATATCCCGCTCACCCATTCCTATATGGGCGTGCAGCAGCAACTGGACCGCGAAGCGGTGCTGAAAGCGGTCAAGCCCATGCTGGAGGACGCGAGCAAAATCAAGGTCGGCCAGCACGCCAAGTTCGCGATTAACCTGCTGGCCAACTGTGCCATCGATGGCGACCAGAGCCAAGGCATCAACGTGCAGGGCATCAAGTTCGACACGATGCTCGAATCCTACGTGCTCGACTCCACTGCGACGCGTCACGACCGTGACAGCCTGGTCGCCAAGTACCTGGACCACACACCGGTGAATTTCCAGGACATCGCGGGCAAAGGTGCGAAACAGCTGAGTTTCGACCAGATCGCGCTGGAGCAGGCTGGTACCTATGCAGCTGAGGAGGCCGACCTGACGTTGCGCCTTCACGAAGTGCTGCAGGACAGACTGGCCAAAACGCCGAGTCTGGCCCCGGTCCTGAACGACATAGAGATGCCGCTCATGCCTGTCTTGGCGCGGATCGAGCGTCAAGGCGCGCTGGTCGATGCCAACCTGCTCGGCAATCAGAGCGTCGAGCTGGGCAACAAGATGACCGAGCTTGAGCGCGAAGCTTTCGCCATCGCCGGTGAGGAGTTCAATCTCGGCTCGCCCAAGCAGCTCGGTGTGATTCTCTACGAAAAGCTCGGCATGCCGATCATCAGCAAGACCGCCACCGGCCAGCCGTCCACGGCTGAAGCGGTGCTCGCGGAACTGGCCGAGCAAGAATATCCGCTGCCGAAAGTGCTGATGCAGTACCGCTCGATGAGCAAACTGAAGAGCACGTACACCGATCGCCTCCCGGAGCAGATAAATCCGCGCACCGGGCGAATCCACACCTCCTACCATCAGGCGGTGGCGGTGACCGGCCGTCTATCCTCCAGTGACCCGAACCTGCAGAACATACCCATCCGCACCGCCGAGGGCCGTCGCATTCGCCAGGCGTTTGTCGCCCCTCAAGGCTACAAGCTGCTGGCGGCGGACTACTCGCAGATCGAGCTGCGGATCATGGCGCATCTGGCCAAGGACGAAGGTTTGCTGCATGCCTTCCGCAACGACCTGGATGTGCATCGGGCGACCGCGGGCGAGGTATTTGGTGTCGAACTGCCGGACGTGACCAACGACATGCGCCGCAGCGCCAAGGCGATCAATTTCGGGCTGATTTACGGCATGAGCGCGTTCGGGCTGGCCAAGCAAATTGGTGTCGATCGCAAGCAGTCCCAGGCGTACGTGGATCGCTATTTCGCGCGCTATCCCGGCGTACTGAATTACATGGAGCGCACCCGTGCACAGGCGGCGGAACAAGGGTACGTCGAGACCATCTTCGGCCGTCGCCTTTACCTGCCGGACATCAACGCAAAGAATCAGGCGCTGCGCAAAGGTGCCGAACGCATGGCGATCAACGCGCCGATGCAAGGTACGGCGGCTGACATCATCAAGCGGGCGATGGTGGCGGTGAACGGCTGGCTGGATGCGTCAGGTCTGGATGCTCGCGTCATCCTGCAGGTTCACGATGAACTGGTGCTGGAGGTGCGTGAAGATCTGGTCGAGCAGATCAGCAAAGACATCCGCGTGCACATGAGCGGCGCGGCCGAGCTGGATGTTCCGCTGCTGGTCGAAGTGGGTGTCGGGAACAACTGGGACGAGGCGCATTAA
- the yihA gene encoding ribosome biogenesis GTP-binding protein YihA/YsxC, translating into MQLKNPILGLCQQAKFMLSAAKVDQCPDDEGFEVAFAGRSNAGKSSALNTLTHASLARTSKTPGRTQLLNFFSLDDDRRLVDLPGYGYAKVPIPLKLHWQRHLEAYLGGRESLKGLILMMDIRHPMTDFDLLMLDWAIASGMPMHILLTKADKLTFGAAKNTLLKVQSEIHRGWGDAITIQLFSAPKRMGLEEAYTVLADWMELEDKAPAA; encoded by the coding sequence ATGCAACTCAAGAACCCTATTCTCGGCCTGTGCCAACAAGCCAAGTTCATGCTCAGCGCTGCCAAAGTCGACCAATGCCCGGATGACGAAGGCTTTGAAGTCGCATTCGCCGGCCGCTCCAACGCCGGTAAATCCAGCGCGCTGAACACCCTGACTCACGCCAGCCTGGCGCGCACGTCGAAAACCCCCGGCCGTACCCAGCTGCTGAACTTTTTCAGCCTGGACGACGACCGCCGTCTGGTCGACTTGCCCGGCTACGGTTACGCGAAGGTGCCGATTCCGCTGAAGCTGCACTGGCAGCGCCACCTCGAAGCCTACCTCGGCGGCCGTGAAAGTCTGAAGGGGTTGATCCTGATGATGGACATCCGCCACCCGATGACCGACTTCGACCTTCTGATGCTCGACTGGGCGATCGCCAGTGGTATGCCGATGCATATTCTGCTGACCAAAGCTGACAAGCTGACCTTTGGCGCGGCGAAAAACACGCTGCTCAAAGTCCAGTCGGAAATACATCGCGGTTGGGGTGACGCAATCACCATCCAGCTGTTCTCGGCACCCAAGCGCATGGGCCTGGAAGAGGCTTACACCGTGCTGGCCGACTGGATGGAACTGGAAGACAAGGCACCGGCGGCCTGA
- a CDS encoding endonuclease/exonuclease/phosphatase family protein → MPKVNEHHLHETGLPADGRLRLLSFNIQVGNSTERYRHYLTRGWQHLLPHNGRAGNLQKIGDLLRDYDLVALQEADGGSMRSGYINQVEHLAQLGSFPYWHQQLNRNLGRLAQHSNGVLSRLRPWDIEDHPLPGPAGRGAILVRFGEGPDALVVVVMHLALGARTRTRQLAYIRELIGGYRHQVLMGDMNTHANDLLQTSPLRDLGLLAPQVEATFPSWRPQRCLDHILLSPTLTLEKVQVLAHPISDHLPVAVEIRLPASLIGDSLPITSTSPRGPVE, encoded by the coding sequence ATGCCGAAGGTCAACGAGCATCATCTTCACGAGACAGGCCTGCCGGCCGACGGTCGGCTTCGCCTGCTCAGCTTCAATATCCAGGTAGGTAACAGCACCGAACGCTACCGGCATTACCTGACCAGGGGTTGGCAGCATCTGCTGCCCCACAATGGCAGAGCCGGGAATCTTCAGAAGATCGGCGATCTGCTGCGCGACTATGATCTGGTCGCCTTGCAGGAAGCCGACGGCGGCAGTATGCGCTCGGGCTATATCAACCAGGTTGAACACCTTGCCCAGCTCGGTTCGTTTCCGTACTGGCATCAGCAACTCAATCGAAACCTCGGACGTCTCGCCCAGCACAGCAATGGCGTGCTCAGCCGCTTGCGCCCGTGGGACATCGAAGACCATCCGCTGCCAGGCCCGGCCGGGCGCGGCGCCATTCTCGTTCGCTTCGGCGAAGGTCCGGACGCGCTGGTTGTGGTGGTCATGCACCTGGCACTGGGTGCACGCACTCGCACGCGACAGCTCGCCTACATTCGCGAGCTGATTGGCGGCTATCGCCATCAGGTGCTGATGGGCGACATGAACACCCACGCCAATGACCTGCTGCAAACGTCTCCACTGCGAGATCTCGGCCTGCTTGCACCGCAGGTTGAGGCGACTTTCCCCAGTTGGCGTCCCCAGCGATGCCTGGACCACATCCTCCTGAGCCCGACCCTGACCCTTGAAAAAGTGCAGGTGCTCGCTCATCCCATTTCCGATCATCTGCCCGTCGCGGTGGAGATTCGCTTGCCGGCCTCATTAATCGGTGACTCGCTGCCGATAACAAGCACATCTCCTCGCGGACCTGTGGAATGA
- a CDS encoding GGDEF domain-containing protein — translation MTDEAQRWKEKYLKSIEQQDKLERRWNARLDLLRRGLVRSSLAAEGADKAVDACMKEMREIVRKDDMDAGLAALIPRLEKAVLDSEQRREQRVEQMGTALTSLVAQLQALPLPKDVSKPLKRFAKSLEDRITQARELPLLLSELSGLQGQALSQIEHPDEASRPGFLQRLFGSHREADGEGDVPHSVSEPGGIQGSDETPQHSAAVPEAAPENTELEAELRNAVPPVPQPAAEEPERSISTPHSEVAGQPVMPEPESEPAQPDEEPEAPLHTGHMPQASAGESPHDEAFEPAAEAPAPDHEETAEAVVIADDIEMVAEDNAPDETAAEEDSPYALPPSPEPSYSSVAAHIEETLLGLLDELTLPEHHRPQAEAMRVRLEHGLNWYELLPILDDLAVLMLAITDSGQHEFEAYLKQLNERLESFQSGLLAASEDHADQHSASRQLDHQLREHVDDLQTSVQQAADLDSLKHVLESRLEGLIGTMDHHQQQRDQREQEVATRLQALSSRVATMEQEALGFRVHLEEQRQKALIDTLTGLPNRAAWNERLEHEIDQLQRKRSSLLLGILDLDHFKRINDGYGHLAGDKVLKIIAGQLRKRLRASDFIARFGGEEFVILLPTTPMDEGLALLERLREGIEQCPFHFKGERVTVTVSMGITLFAPGERSDVVLKRADQALYRAKHEGRNRIEQG, via the coding sequence ATGACCGACGAAGCGCAGCGCTGGAAAGAGAAGTACCTCAAGAGCATCGAGCAGCAAGACAAACTGGAGCGGCGCTGGAACGCGCGGCTCGACTTGCTGCGTCGAGGCCTTGTGCGCAGCAGTCTGGCGGCCGAAGGTGCCGACAAGGCGGTTGATGCGTGCATGAAGGAAATGCGCGAGATCGTTCGCAAGGACGACATGGACGCAGGCCTTGCCGCTCTGATTCCGCGCCTTGAAAAGGCGGTGCTGGACTCCGAGCAGCGTCGCGAGCAGCGCGTCGAGCAAATGGGCACGGCGTTGACGTCGCTGGTCGCGCAGTTGCAGGCGTTGCCGCTGCCCAAAGACGTCAGCAAGCCGCTCAAGCGATTCGCCAAGAGTCTTGAAGATCGCATTACCCAAGCCCGTGAGCTGCCGTTGTTATTGAGCGAGTTGAGCGGACTTCAGGGGCAGGCGCTATCGCAGATCGAACACCCGGATGAAGCGTCGCGCCCGGGTTTTCTCCAGCGATTGTTCGGCAGTCACCGTGAGGCTGACGGCGAGGGTGATGTGCCGCACTCAGTTAGCGAGCCGGGCGGGATTCAAGGTTCTGATGAAACGCCTCAGCATTCAGCCGCCGTGCCCGAAGCTGCCCCAGAGAACACCGAGCTGGAGGCTGAACTTCGCAACGCCGTCCCGCCGGTTCCCCAGCCTGCCGCCGAAGAGCCCGAGCGCTCCATCTCGACGCCCCACTCGGAAGTTGCAGGCCAGCCGGTAATGCCCGAGCCCGAGTCCGAGCCGGCCCAGCCAGACGAAGAACCCGAGGCGCCGCTCCACACCGGTCACATGCCACAGGCCTCCGCCGGCGAGTCTCCACACGACGAAGCATTCGAGCCTGCGGCTGAAGCGCCCGCTCCGGATCATGAAGAGACTGCTGAAGCAGTTGTTATTGCCGACGACATCGAAATGGTCGCTGAAGACAATGCGCCTGACGAGACCGCTGCAGAAGAAGACAGCCCCTATGCGCTGCCCCCTTCGCCCGAGCCCAGTTACAGCTCCGTTGCCGCCCACATCGAAGAAACCCTGCTAGGGCTTCTCGATGAGCTGACGCTGCCCGAACACCATCGTCCGCAAGCCGAAGCCATGCGCGTCCGGCTTGAGCATGGGCTGAACTGGTACGAACTCCTGCCGATCCTCGACGATCTCGCCGTGCTGATGCTTGCTATCACCGACAGCGGCCAGCACGAATTCGAGGCTTATCTCAAGCAGCTCAACGAGCGCCTTGAGTCGTTTCAGAGCGGCTTGCTGGCTGCCAGCGAAGACCACGCCGATCAGCATTCGGCGTCACGTCAACTGGACCATCAATTGCGTGAACACGTCGACGATCTGCAAACCAGTGTGCAGCAGGCGGCCGATCTGGACAGCCTGAAGCACGTGTTGGAAAGCCGTCTCGAAGGGCTGATTGGCACCATGGATCATCATCAGCAGCAACGCGATCAGCGCGAACAGGAAGTCGCCACCCGCCTGCAAGCCCTCTCCAGCCGCGTGGCAACAATGGAGCAGGAAGCGCTGGGCTTCCGGGTTCATCTGGAAGAACAACGGCAGAAGGCGCTGATCGACACACTGACAGGCCTGCCGAACCGCGCGGCGTGGAACGAGCGGCTGGAGCATGAGATCGATCAGTTGCAGAGGAAGCGTTCAAGCCTGCTGCTCGGCATTCTCGACCTGGATCACTTCAAGCGCATCAATGACGGTTACGGCCATCTGGCGGGCGACAAGGTCTTGAAGATCATCGCCGGTCAGCTGCGAAAGCGGTTACGGGCTTCGGATTTCATTGCGCGTTTCGGCGGAGAAGAGTTCGTGATCCTGCTGCCGACCACGCCGATGGATGAGGGGCTGGCGCTGTTGGAGCGTCTGCGCGAGGGCATCGAACAATGCCCGTTTCACTTCAAGGGCGAGCGGGTGACGGTCACGGTGTCCATGGGCATCACGCTGTTCGCTCCGGGTGAGCGCAGTGATGTGGTGCTCAAACGTGCGGATCAGGCGCTGTACCGCGCCAAGCACGAAGGACGTAACCGTATCGAGCAGGGTTGA
- a CDS encoding c-type cytochrome produces the protein MNAFLSSLLLTLSLNGFVQAADSPAGDPVAGQAKTAVCGACHGPDGNSLVPIFPKLASQGERYLLNQLHDIKDGKRVVLEMTGVLNPLTDQELADIAAYYAGQKGSVGTADPDLVSLGEALFRFGKLDQGMPACTGCHSPDGAGIATAGFPHLSGQHAEYIKKQLTAFREGDRSNDGDTRVMRTIAAKLSNKDIEALAAYIQGLH, from the coding sequence ATGAACGCATTTCTGTCGAGCCTGCTGTTGACCCTGAGCCTGAATGGCTTCGTGCAGGCCGCTGACTCGCCAGCGGGCGATCCGGTCGCCGGCCAGGCGAAAACAGCGGTTTGCGGCGCTTGCCATGGCCCTGACGGCAATAGCCTGGTCCCCATCTTCCCGAAGCTCGCCAGCCAGGGTGAGCGCTATCTGCTCAACCAACTGCACGACATCAAGGACGGCAAGCGGGTCGTGTTGGAAATGACTGGCGTGCTCAATCCGCTCACCGATCAGGAATTGGCCGACATCGCCGCTTATTACGCCGGCCAGAAAGGCAGCGTCGGCACAGCCGATCCCGATCTCGTCTCGCTTGGTGAAGCGCTGTTTCGCTTTGGCAAGCTCGATCAGGGCATGCCGGCCTGCACCGGCTGCCACTCTCCAGACGGTGCGGGGATTGCAACGGCAGGTTTTCCGCACCTGAGTGGGCAGCACGCCGAATACATCAAGAAACAGCTCACGGCGTTCCGCGAAGGTGATCGCAGCAACGACGGCGACACGCGGGTCATGCGCACCATTGCCGCGAAACTGAGCAACAAGGATATCGAAGCGCTCGCGGCTTACATTCAAGGCCTCCATTGA
- a CDS encoding N-acetylmuramoyl-L-alanine amidase — protein sequence MKSISALFLLLLLTACSSGPKIDTSHPSVNFDSRVQFVVVHYTSASLDRSLALLTHGEVSAHYLIGDGPATTYKLVDESQRAWHAGESEWDGRTWLNSSSIGIEIVNPGYRDTPTGRLWYPYSEAQIQALIVLLKDIVKRNHIEPRHVIGHSDIAPLRKLDPGPLFPWKRLAQEGLGIWPDEQQVAQRQTQLMGVVPNIVWFQQQLALLGYPTPQTGELDIATRHTLAAFQMHYRPQKFDGEPDLQSAAMLQVLNFRH from the coding sequence ATGAAGTCTATTTCCGCCCTGTTTCTGTTGTTGCTGCTGACCGCTTGCAGCAGCGGTCCGAAGATCGACACCAGCCACCCTTCCGTCAATTTCGACAGCCGCGTGCAGTTCGTGGTGGTTCATTACACCTCTGCTTCCCTCGACCGGTCGCTGGCCTTGCTGACCCACGGTGAGGTCAGCGCGCACTACCTGATCGGCGACGGTCCGGCCACCACCTACAAGCTGGTCGACGAATCCCAGCGCGCATGGCACGCCGGTGAAAGCGAATGGGACGGGCGCACCTGGCTCAACTCAAGCAGCATCGGCATCGAGATCGTCAATCCGGGCTATCGCGACACGCCTACGGGTCGGCTTTGGTATCCGTACAGCGAAGCGCAGATTCAGGCGCTGATCGTTCTGCTCAAAGACATCGTTAAACGCAACCACATCGAACCCCGTCACGTCATTGGTCACAGCGACATCGCGCCGTTGCGCAAGCTCGATCCGGGACCGTTGTTCCCGTGGAAGCGGCTGGCCCAGGAAGGCCTGGGCATCTGGCCGGATGAACAGCAGGTGGCACAGCGTCAAACCCAGTTGATGGGCGTCGTGCCAAATATCGTGTGGTTCCAGCAGCAACTGGCGCTGCTGGGTTACCCGACGCCGCAGACCGGTGAGCTGGACATCGCAACACGTCACACACTGGCTGCGTTTCAGATGCACTATCGACCACAAAAATTTGACGGTGAGCCGGATCTGCAAAGTGCAGCTATGCTGCAAGTACTTAACTTCAGGCACTAA
- a CDS encoding EAL domain-containing protein: MFTATPRLRSLLYRPWLLALVAALLSAAVLLAGSFGLAMHQARQDERAQMNAQGERFLVRLEQLFGQLRAGLDQLEAQPLRGCSPAMIEQLRQVNSRYRFIYEVAYVSDSQFCSSWTRQSLIGKPRPPDIRGPTYDYWLNTSTQPDDNLASLMLGRGEFRVSTSRGHLTDVVDLPVGGSLVVVLDRGSKAVPVLGPPQTWPPTPDWSPTSTETLMSTQDKLVYRMPTQSPEYQLVLITPRSALQQKITGAWWLLVPASLLISLFIGILVLQLVRQRQSLGGELHGALRRGELKVLYQPIFDLNTRLCVGAEALVRWRRPDGTLTSPDLFIPLAENTGQIRQITDFVLQQLLEQLGQLLRANPHLYVSVNLAACDVMAPRIGRVTAKLLALHRVAPRQIAFEVTERGLVDVVVARNHLQALRDRGHQVLIDDFGTGYCSLAYLQTLPVDCLKIDKAFIDALGHDAASSGVAPHIIRMAHALQLRVIAEGIEFESQAMLLKSEGVIYGQGWLFARPLSATKFTELVTGGRRSAGRRADDVA, translated from the coding sequence ATGTTCACGGCGACGCCGCGACTGCGCTCTTTACTTTATCGTCCCTGGCTTCTGGCATTAGTGGCCGCGCTGTTAAGCGCGGCCGTCTTGCTGGCGGGCAGCTTTGGGCTGGCGATGCATCAGGCCCGACAGGACGAACGTGCGCAAATGAATGCACAGGGCGAGCGCTTTCTGGTGCGACTGGAGCAATTATTCGGTCAGTTGAGGGCCGGGCTCGATCAACTTGAAGCGCAGCCGTTGCGCGGTTGCAGCCCCGCAATGATCGAGCAGTTACGTCAGGTGAACTCGCGCTACCGTTTTATCTACGAAGTGGCGTACGTCAGCGACAGTCAGTTCTGTTCAAGCTGGACGCGGCAGAGCCTGATTGGCAAGCCCAGGCCGCCGGACATTCGCGGCCCCACTTATGATTACTGGCTGAATACCTCCACCCAGCCTGACGACAACCTGGCTTCACTGATGCTCGGGCGCGGGGAGTTTCGTGTTTCCACTTCCCGCGGCCATTTGACTGACGTCGTTGACCTGCCGGTGGGCGGTAGTCTGGTGGTGGTGCTAGATCGTGGCTCCAAGGCAGTCCCGGTCCTGGGCCCGCCTCAGACATGGCCGCCCACGCCGGACTGGTCGCCGACCTCCACCGAAACGCTGATGTCCACCCAGGACAAACTCGTCTACCGGATGCCGACCCAGAGCCCGGAATATCAACTGGTCCTGATTACCCCGCGCAGTGCCTTGCAACAGAAGATCACCGGTGCGTGGTGGCTGTTGGTCCCGGCCAGCCTGTTGATTTCGTTGTTCATCGGCATTCTCGTCCTGCAACTGGTGCGTCAACGGCAGTCATTGGGCGGTGAGCTGCACGGGGCATTGCGCCGTGGCGAGCTGAAGGTTTTGTATCAGCCGATTTTCGACCTCAACACGCGGCTGTGCGTGGGCGCCGAGGCCTTGGTGCGCTGGCGGCGACCGGACGGCACGTTGACCAGTCCTGACCTCTTTATTCCGCTGGCGGAAAACACCGGGCAGATCCGTCAGATCACCGATTTCGTGCTCCAGCAATTGCTGGAGCAGCTCGGCCAGCTTTTACGCGCCAATCCGCACCTGTACGTGTCAGTCAATCTGGCAGCGTGCGATGTCATGGCCCCACGCATCGGCCGAGTGACGGCGAAGCTGCTGGCGTTACACCGGGTGGCGCCTCGGCAGATTGCGTTTGAAGTGACCGAACGCGGTCTCGTGGACGTGGTAGTCGCGCGCAATCATCTTCAGGCGCTGCGCGATCGGGGTCATCAGGTGTTGATCGATGATTTCGGCACCGGCTATTGCAGCCTCGCCTATCTGCAGACGCTGCCGGTGGACTGTTTGAAAATCGACAAGGCGTTTATTGACGCCCTCGGCCACGATGCCGCCAGCAGTGGCGTGGCGCCGCATATCATTCGGATGGCCCATGCGCTGCAACTGCGGGTGATCGCCGAGGGCATCGAGTTCGAGTCGCAGGCGATGCTGCTGAAAAGCGAAGGGGTAATTTATGGTCAGGGCTGGCTGTTCGCCCGCCCGCTGAGCGCGACCAAATTTACCGAACTGGTGACCGGTGGCAGACGCAGCGCCGGGCGGCGTGCGGATGATGTCGCGTAG
- a CDS encoding DUF2782 domain-containing protein, translated as MRALNRLLLLGGLIACPWLAVAADDEAPSAEPGVIIRQDSDGFIKEYRANGFVYAVKITPKHGKPYYLVRADGTSGQFIRSDQPDMLIPQWVLFSW; from the coding sequence ATGCGCGCGCTGAATCGCCTGTTACTGCTCGGCGGGTTGATTGCCTGTCCGTGGCTGGCGGTCGCGGCGGATGACGAAGCGCCATCGGCAGAGCCTGGCGTGATCATCCGTCAGGACAGCGACGGCTTCATCAAGGAGTATCGTGCGAACGGATTCGTGTACGCCGTGAAGATCACGCCCAAACACGGCAAGCCGTATTATCTGGTGCGGGCCGACGGCACAAGTGGTCAATTCATCCGTTCGGATCAACCGGACATGCTGATACCCCAATGGGTACTATTCAGCTGGTAA
- a CDS encoding thiol:disulfide interchange protein DsbA/DsbL, translating into MRNLILSAALIFTSLFGLTAQAAEPIEAGKQYVELKSAVPVSEPGKIEVVEMFWYGCPHCYAFEPVINPWVEKLPADVHFIRVPAMFGGPWDAHGQLFITLDTMGVEKKVHTAVFDAIQKGGKRLTDPNDMAEFVATQGVDKTKFLETFNSFAVKGKIAQYKELAKKYEITGVPTMIVNGKYRFDLGTAGGPEQALQVADQLIAKERATLTAK; encoded by the coding sequence ATGCGTAATCTGATTCTCAGCGCCGCTCTGATTTTTACCAGCCTGTTCGGTCTGACCGCTCAAGCAGCAGAGCCCATCGAAGCCGGCAAGCAATACGTCGAGCTGAAAAGCGCTGTTCCTGTTTCCGAGCCGGGCAAGATCGAAGTCGTCGAAATGTTCTGGTATGGCTGCCCGCACTGCTACGCCTTCGAGCCGGTCATCAATCCATGGGTCGAGAAACTTCCCGCTGACGTCCACTTCATTCGCGTTCCCGCCATGTTCGGCGGCCCTTGGGACGCTCACGGCCAGCTATTCATTACCCTCGACACCATGGGCGTAGAGAAGAAAGTCCACACCGCCGTGTTCGACGCCATTCAAAAAGGCGGCAAGCGTCTGACTGACCCGAATGACATGGCCGAATTCGTCGCCACCCAGGGCGTCGACAAGACCAAGTTCCTTGAAACCTTCAATTCGTTCGCTGTGAAGGGCAAGATCGCTCAATACAAGGAACTGGCCAAGAAGTACGAGATTACTGGCGTCCCAACCATGATCGTCAACGGCAAGTACCGCTTTGACCTCGGCACTGCTGGTGGTCCTGAGCAAGCGCTGCAAGTGGCTGATCAGCTGATTGCCAAAGAACGCGCAACGCTGACCGCCAAGTAA